GGGGCCAAAATGACCACGGGCATCCGGCATTCGGGTCAGGTCGCTGAACTTGGTTTCAGTCGCTGAGACAGTCACAGGCATACCTCACAAGATCGCCAGAACAGGCAAACAATAAATGAACTAACAATGAGGCGTAGTTGCCCGCAGGGCACGCTACGCAATGAGCTTATTGGGCGCTGGCTAACGCCACATTTTGAACAAAAGATGCCATTAACTCGGCATCTTTTATGCCGTGGGACATTTCTATACCACCAGAAACATCAACCGCATAAGGCACTACTTGGTTAACCGCAGAAGCCACATTATCAACCGATAACCCACCAGCCAGGATAACAGGTTTTTCTAAGGTTGCGGGAATTCTAGACCAATCAAAGGTCTCTCCGGTTCCTCCTGGGATGCCAGGACGATAGGCATCTAACAGCAACGCTTGGGCGTGTGAATAGTCAGCTGCCGCTTGATGCAGGTCGATATCATCACGCATGCGCAGTGCTTTAATCCAAGGCCGCCCGAACTGCTGGCAGAACGAGGCTGGCTCATCACCATGAAACTGGATTAAATCCAAATAAGGTAAACACCGCTCAATGAATTCAACGGGCTGGTTAACAAATAACCCTACCCGCGTCACAAACGCAGGTACTCGCACTGCCAGCTCTTCAAGCAACTCCGGCGTTATGCTTCGAGCGCTCTTAGGCCACATTACAAAGCCCAGCGCGTCCACACCAAGCGATGCTGCCAGCGCCACATCCTCATGGCGGGTTAAGCCACAGAACTTGATTCGCGTGCGGGCTAAATATGCGCTCATGACGACACCCCCTGCTGATCTAAAGGCTCCTGCTTCTTAAATGTTAGCTTGCGCCTAGCAGCAATACGGGGATTATCAGGCAGCTCACGCTCACCGGTCCACTCGCCGGTAAATGCAAGCAGGTTAGGACCTAGCGGCTCTTTGGGCAGATCAAATCGCTCATCATAGAGTGAGTCTACGAAATGAAGGCCACAAGCCGGTGCGGTGACATCGCCTTTACGGCGATTCTTAAGCGCCAGCAAGCGTTCAATATGCCCCTCATCCTGGGAACCGCGCCCTACGCTGACCAATGCCCCCGCAATATTGCGAATCATATGATGCAAAAAAGCATTGCCCTGAATATCAATGACCACTATCGGCCCATAGCGTTTCACTTCTACAAAGTGCATTTGCCGCCAAGGCGTTTTGGACTGGCAGCCCGCCGCCCGAAAGCTACTAAAGTCATGCTCGCCCACCAAGGCCTGCGCCGCTCGATGCATAGCATCGGCATCTAGCGGGTCTCGGCACCAAGTTACGTTGTGGCGTTCTAGCACCGGGCGGCTAATTTGATTCAATAAAATATAACGATAGCGACGCCCAAGCGCGCCTAGACGGGAATGGAAGTCGTCGGACACTGGCTTTACCCAGCGCACAGCGACGTCTCTGGGAAGATTGGTATTGCTGCCAAAAATCCAGGCTTTTTCAGAACGCTGAACAGGCGGGTCAAAATGGATGACTTGCCGCGTGGCATGCACACCAGAATCGGTTCGACCACTGGCATGAATACGCACTGGCGCACTGGCCACTTTCTCCAGGGCATCTTCCACCGCTTGCTGAACAGATGCTGCATGCTTCAAACGCTGAAAGCCGCAAAAGCGCGTACCATCATATTCAATGCCCATCGCTAGGCGCCCCACCAGGGGCTTTGTTTCGTCAAAATGGTAAAACAGCGTCATGAAGCCACGTCACATAGAAGATATTTAAGGTGTACCATTATCCCGACGTCGCGGCTCGAATGCCACCTCTTCGATTTCCCATTCATCCTCAGCAGCCTTTCGCTTTTGCTCTGCAGCTGCTTTAGCCACGTCACCCTCTTGTTCAGAAGAAACATAGTCCCATGTAAAATCTACCGTGGGCTGCATAGGAGTCTCTGCCGGCTGCTCTCGGGGCTCGATCGAAGGCGGCTCATAATCAATCGTACCGGCTCGCCGTCCCTCATCGCTCTGCGAGGGCACTTCGACTGGCTCAGGAGTGTCTAAAAAAGCGTTATCAAGCGCCAGTTCATCCTCATCCGTTTGGCCCGTTTCGTCTTGCTTCTCTTTCAGCGGCGTAAACAATTCAGATATCGGTTCTTCTTGCGCAATTTGCTCTGGTTCAGACTGCTCTGGTTCAAATTGCCTTGGTTCAACGTACTTTGTCTCAACCTGCTCCGGAACACTTCGCTCTGAGGTTTCGAGTGGTCCGTCGATAGGCTTGGTTTCAGCAACGGCATTAGGTCGTGGCGCGTCTGCAGGCGAGGCTAAGGGGACGTCTTCCCACTGCCGTTCACGACGCTTACGCGACCATACTAGCGCTCCTAACAAAAGCGCCAGGGCGATGCTAGCAAGCGGCCATTGATACGCAGAAATGCGATTAACGATCGTTTCAAAGCTACTCTTTGAGCGACTGGTGTTCGACGCCTCACTGGAGGCAGTACGCCCCCCTGCATTGCTTGCCGTCAGCGCGGCACTGCTCGCCAGCGCATCAGACATTTCAGTGGTTTGCTGAAGTTCACGCTGAGAAGCGTCTAATGCTTGAGTTAGCGAAGCCATCTCTTGACGCAGCGTGGCTAGCTCATCGCGCATTTGGTCGCGCTCATCCAGTAAGGCTTGCAGCCTAGCCTGGCTTTCTAATAGCTGCTCAGCTAACGCTTGCTCTTCGACGACGGCCTCATCAGCCTCAGACATTTCCTGAGATTGATTAGCGCCCTGATCGTCACTCACCATAGCGGGCCCACCAGTCGGCTCCTGGCTCGAATCATTTTGGTCTTCAGGTGTTTCTTGGGGTTCTTCAGCCACCTGCCGACTTACAGGCTGACGCATCGCCTGAATCGCCTGCGCGGCATTACTGGGCGTGCGTAAGGTTATCTGCTGACGACTGGGAACATTGAGCGTCTGCCCCGCACGGAGTTCATCCACATTGCCCGTAGGGAACGCACTGGGGTTGGCCTCTAAAAGCGCCATCATCATTTGTTGAATGGTAACGTCGGCTGGCTTCACCCTTGCGGCAACGCCCCCCAGAGTATCGCCACTTGCGACGTAGGCAATATCTCGTGCGGCTTGTGCAGTAGCGACAGGCGCTCGGCTAATCACTTCGGGCGTGCTAATGGCGTCAGCGGGACTGTCCATCGCGTACTCAGGCGGATCAAACAGCAGCGTTAAAGCGCGCGTCTGACGCCCTTCAGGCGAGGAAATGGTTAGCAGTAGATCCAACCACGGCTCATGAATTGCCTGGGAAGAGCGCAGCAGCAGACGATGCCCGTTAGGCTGCTCTTGAATCTGAACACTGACGCTTGCCGTGAGAGGCGTCCACTCTAAACCCAGCGCCCTAAACGCCGATTCGTTCGCCACGTCAACACGTAAGTCACTTAGCGCGAATCGCTCGCTTTCCTGAAGTGGCACTGTTGCTTCAAGCGGCGCATCTAACGGCGAATTTACCGTTGCTTGGCCCAACCCGAGAGCCAGCGCTAGCGGGCTAACGGTACTGAGCGATAGCCACAACAACTTTGCCAACTTTTTTCTCATTCACGCCCCGACTGCTTTTCGTTGTTAGTGCCACCCTCATACGAATGGATCAAGCATCAATGCCATGGAGTAAACCGTTTTTACCACACCTTGTCTATTACTACCTACCTGTCGCTAACTACCTGTCACTAGCTATGATCATCACCTGCATATTACAACTATAAAATCGTCTATTACTTGGCATCAACGGTACATTAAGAGCCAATGTGAGCATACAAAAACGGGAAGCTGCGAACAGCTTCCCGTTTATTTTCAACGTCTTTACCTAAAGTGTGGCGTGCTTACTGCTCGCGTAGAATTTTCAGCATACGCTTGAGCGGTTCGGCCGCACCCCACAACAACTGGTCACCAACACTGAATGCAGACAGATACTCGCCGCCCATATTAAGCTTGCGTAAGCGACCGACCGGAACTTGCAGCGTACCTGTCGCAGCGGCAGGCGTTAGCCCAGCAACAGTAGCGTCTTTGTCGTTCGGGATCAGTTGAACCCACTCATTATGCTTAGCGATGCGATCTTCGATCTCGTCAAGCGGCACGTCTTGCTTAAGCTTGATGGTGAACGCTTGGCTATGAGAACGCATAGCACCGATGCGCACGCAAAGACCATCGATGGGGATCGGGTTGTTTTCGAGACCTAAGATCTTGTTGGTCTCAACACTACCTTTCCACTCTTCGCGGCTTTGGCCATTATCAAGCTTGGTATCGATCCATGGCAGCAGGCTGCCCGCTAGCGGCGCACCGAAATTATCCGTGGGGAAGTCACCACTGCGCATAGCGGCAGTCACTTTACGGTCGATATCCAGAATCGCGCTAGAGGTATCTTTAAGCTCTTCGCCAACGCTATCGCGCAATTGACCCATCTGGTTCAACAGTTCGCGCATGTGCTTGGCGCCTGAACCGGAAGCTGCTTGGTACGTCATGGAGGTCATCCACTCAACCATGTCAGCTTCGAACAAGCCACCCAGCCCCATCAGCATCAAGCTGACCGTACAGTTACCGCCAACAAAGGTTTTAGCACCCTTCGCTAGCTGCGCATCAATCACCTTGCGGTTAACTGGATCCAGAACAATGGTCGCTTCATCTTCCATGCGCAGGGTACTGGCCGCATCGATCCAGTAGCCTTTCCAGCCCGCCTCACGCAGGTCTTTATAAACCGGCTTGGTGTAATCGCCACCTTGACAGGTAACCACCACGTCCAGTGCTTTCAACGCTTCAATATCAAACGCATCTTTCAGCGGAGGCACGTCCACGCCGATATCGGGGCCAGGCTGACCAACTTGGGAGGTGGTAAAAAATACCGGTTCAATACCGTTAAAATCACCATCTTCCTGCATGCGCTGCATCAGCACCGAGCCAACCATGCCACGCCATCCCACGAAACCGACTTTCAACATGTGAAGTCCTCCAACTAAGAATGAGAGCGATATTATACACAAATATTAGACACAACGTCGGCCACCCTAGGGTGGCCGACTGCTAATACCTTTCAGCGTCAGTTAGTTAGCACGCTTTATACGTAATTTAATTTTTTGCGAAGGCCGCCAATACCGCATCACCCATCTCATTGGTAGAGACACGGCGCGTCCCTTCTGAGGCAATGTCAGCAGTGCGCAAACCATCATCCAACACGCTGCCAACAGCAGCTTCAATGCGCTCAGCCATGGCGGTTTCATTTAATGAATAGCGCAACATCATCGCAACCGACAGCATCATCGCTAACGGGTTAGCAATATTCTGCCCAGCGATATCCGGCGCGCTACCGTGGCAAGGCTCGTACATGCCCTGCCCACTCTCGTTTAGCGACGCTGATGGCAACATGCCAATAGAGCCGGTAAGCATGGCAGCGGCATCGGAAAGAATATCGCCAAACATGTTGCCCGTCACTACCACATCAAACTGTTTCGGCGCGCGCACCAGCTGCATGGCGGCGTTATCCACGTACATATGGGAAAGCTCAACATCCGGGTACTCTGGTGCTAAACGCTCCATCACTTCACGCCACAGAATAGTGACTTCCAATACGTTGGCTTTATCTACCGAGCAGAGTTTTTTGCCGCGCTTCTGAGCCATTTCAAAGGCGACGCGACCAATACGCTCAATTTCGCTTTCAGAGTAGATGTAGGTGTTAAAACCCACCCGCTCGCCGTTGCGCTCTTCAATGCCACGTGGCTGGCCGAAATAAATGCCACCGGTGAGCTCGCGGACAATCATAATATCCAGCCCAGCCACTAACTCCGGCTTCAAGCTAGAAGCACTAGCCAACTGAGGATAAAGCATGGCCGGACGCAGGTTGCCGAACAAACCTAAGTTTTTCCGCAGACCTAGCAGGCCTTTTTCAGGACGTTTGGAAAGGTCTTCGAGCTTGTCCCACTTAGGACCACCAACAGCGCCCAGCAAAATAGCACTGGCTGCCTTGGCTTTTTCAAGAGTTTCAGCAGGCAGTGGCTCACCGTGAACATCGTAAGCAGAGCCTCCGACAAGGCCTTCTTCGACGTCGATATCCAAACCAGCTTCCTGGCAGGCCTTCAGCAAGCGAGCCGCCTGAGCCGCAATTTCGGGGCCAATACCGTCACCCGGCAGCAGTAATACCTTATGAGTCATGCAGTTTCCTTAGCATTTCAAACGTTAAAGGTGAATTAACACTTACGCAGGCTGACGGAACAACCACGGACGCTGCTGGCGGTGTTTTTCTTCAAACGCGCGAATTGCGTCTTCGTCCTGCAGAGTAATACCAATATCGTCCAAGCCGTTCAGCAGGCAGTGCTTACGGAACGCATCCACCTCAAATTCGAGAATTTCGCCACCAGGTGTAATAACCCGCTGGTTTTCTAAATCTACGTCTAATTGATAGCCTTCACTGTTTTCCACTTCCGCGAACAGGCGGTCAACGACGCCTTCTTCCAAGGCAATCAGCAAGATGCCGTTTTTGAAAGCGTTGTTGTAGAAAATATCGGCAAAACTTGGCGCAATCACCGCTTTGAAACCAAAATCTTCCAGTGCCCACGGGGCGTGCTCGCGGGAACTACCACAGCCAAAGTTGCGGCGCGCCAGTAACACTTCAGCGCCTTGGTACCGCGGTTGGTTCAAGACAAAATCTGGGTTCAGCGGACGCTGCGAACAGTCTTGTCCCGGCTGGCCTTCATCCAGGTAGCGCAGTTCATCAAACAGGTTAACGCCAAAGCCGGTGCGCTTGATCGACTTCAAAAACTGCTTCGGAATAATCAGATCGGTATCGACATTAGCACGGTCAAGCGGCGCTACGATTCCTTCTAAACGTTCAAACTTTTTCATGGCTTAGGCCTCCTGCGCGTGGCTAGTGTCGTTAGCGGGTAAAGTACGTACATCAACAAAGTGACCAGCAATCGCTGCCGCCGCAGCCATCGCAGGGCTCACCAGGTGTGTGCGACCACCGTAACCCTGCCGACCTTCAAAATTACGGTTAGACGTTGATGCACAGTGCTCACCAGCACCCAACTTGTCGGCATTCATTGCCAAACACATTGAACAACCCGGCTCGCGCCACTCAAAGCCTGCTTCAATAAAGATTTTATCCAAGCCCTCTGCTTCTGCCTGGCGTTTTACCAAGCCAGAGCCCGGCACCACCATAGCCAGCTTAATAGAGTCAGCGACTTTATTGCCTTTCGCTACCTTGGCCGCTTCGCGTAAATCTTCAATACGCGAGTTAGTACAGGAGCCAATAAATACTTTATCGAGCTTGATATCGGTAATTTTCTGGTTAGCCTGCAAGCCCATATATTCGAGGGCGCGCGCGTGGCTGCGCTGCACGGTGTCATCCAACGCGGCTTGGGGATCTGGCACTTGGCCAGAAATACCGGTGACCATTTCAGGACTGGTGCCCCAACTAACCTGAGGCTCGATCTCTTCAGCTTGCAGAGTAACTACTTTATCGAACTGCGCATCGGCATCGGAAACCAGATTACGCCAGTCCGCCACAGCCCCTTCCCACTGCTCGGCGGTGGGCGCAAACGGACGCTCGGCAAGGTAGTCAATCGTTGTATCATCGACGGCAATCAGGCCCACACGAGCACCAGCTTCAATCGCCATGTTGCATACGGTCATGCGACCTTCCATAGAGAGCGACTCAATCGCGCTGCCCGCAAACTCAATAGCATACCCTGTACCACCAGCGGTGCCGATCTTACCGATAATCGCCAACACCACGTCTTTAGCGGTCACGCCCAGGCCAAGCTCGCCTTCCACGCGCACCTGCATGTTCTTCATCTTTTGCGCCAGCAAACACTGGGTCGCCATGACATGTTCAACTTCCGAGGTGCCGATACCATGGGCCAAGGCCCCAAACGCACCGTGGGTAGCGGTGTGGGAGTCGCCACACACCACGGTCATACCGGGTAACGTTGCGCCCTGCTCTGGGCCTACCACGTGCACGATACCCTGGCGCGGGTCGTTGATTTTGAACTCTTCAATGCCGTATTCAAGGCAGTTATCGTCCAGGGTTTGCACCTGAATTAACGATACCGGGTCTTTAATACCGCTATTGCCTTCAGCACGCTCTTTTACCGTCGTGGGCACGTTGTGATCAGGCGTTGCCAAGTTGGCATCTAAACGCCAGGGCTTACGATTAGCCAAGCGCAGGCCTTCAAACGCCTGGGGCGAAGTGACTTCGTGAAGCAACTGACGGTCGATGTAAATCAACGCCGTGCCGTCGTCGCGCTGTTTCACCAAGTGCTGATTCCAGAGTTTGTCGTAAAGCGTTTGACCTGACATGTTGCTCTCCTGGGCATTGCCCTGCTAGTTCGGTATGGCAGCCTCTACGTGCTGCTTATATGTCTATGCAGGCAGTGTCACGCGAGTCGCGCATAAAAGCAATTCATGTTATTCATAGATTAGATTCCAAATTGGAATACTTATTCAGCAGCATCTATCTAGAAATGCCTATCTAGAAATACCTGTTCAGGGAGTCGCAAGTGGATACTCAAAGCCTGCAAGCATTTCTGGCCGTTGCCGAAACCCAGAGCTTTTCCCGCGCAGCAGAACAGCTGTATTTAACACAGCCAGCGGTAAGCAAACGCATCGCCACTCTGGAAGACCAACTTGGCACCCGGTTGTTTGACCGCATCGGGCGGCGGATTGCGCTGACCGAAGCGGGCAATGTGTTGCTTCCTAAAGCACAGCACATACTGTTTACCGTGGAAGATAGCCGCCGCGCACTCGCCAACCTTTCCGGCCAAGTAGGCGGTAAGCTTACGCTCGCCACCAGTCACCACATCGGTCTGCACCGACTGCCACCGCTTTTAAAGCAGTACACTCATCGCCACCCGGAAGTAGCGTTAGACCTGCACTTTCTAGACTCAGAGCTAGCCTACCAAGGGGTGATGGACGGCACGCTGGAGATGGCAATCGTCACTCTCGCCCCCCATCCCGTCGAACAACTGCACGTGGTCGAGCTATGGCGCGACCGGCTGTGTTTTGTCTGCGCCACCGACCACCCACTGGCTCAGCGTATCCGCCACACCAGCAGCCCGCTCAGCTTGGCTGAATTATGTGAATTCAATTGCGTGCTGCCAGGGGCAAAAACCTTTACCCGCACCTTAATTGGCCAACGTTTTGCCGAAGCGGGCATGCAACTTCCTGTCAGCATGGCGACAAACTATTTAGAAACGCTGAAAATGATGTGTAGCGTGGGCCTTGGCTGGAGCCTGCTACCTGAAAGCATGATCGATAGGGAACTGATTGAACTTAACGTAGACACCGCCCCCATCCAGCGCCCACTGGGTTATCTCGTCCACACCAACCGTACGCTTTCCAATGCCGCTAAAAAAATGATTGAAGAACTGGAAGGCGCGTGACCTTTAGCAAAAAAAACCGCCATGACAGACACATGGCGGATCAAGAAGAGTGAGTCAATTAAGAGCCTGATCAGACCGTCAAGCTCAGCGGCATTCTCTTAAGCCTCAAGGCGCTTGCCTTCCAGATTTTGACAAAGCGCCGCCAGCCTATCGACCGCCTGCATCAGCACCTCATCCGGCACCGTCAGCGCTAGCCGAATTAAGTGGGTAGCGCTATCGCCGAAAGAGACGCCCGGCATTACCGCCACGCCCTGCTCTTCGAGCAGACGCCAAGCGAAGGCCTCACCGTCCAAGCCTGTCTTGGAAACATCAATCATCAGGAACATACCGCCCTGAGGCAGGCTTGACGACAGCAGTGGTAATCCATTAATGGCTTCGTGCAGAAGCTTTGCACGCCGTCCCAGAGCATCCCGCAAGCGGTCAGCGGTATCGAAATGCTGACGCAGGGCAACTTCGGTCATGTCAGCGATAAACGGCTGGTTACCAAACAGCATGGTCTCCGAGATCGGCAGTAACCGCCGGGAGAACTCCACCGGGCCGATAGACCAACCACTGCGGAAACCGGTGGCAGCATGACTCTTGGAGATTGAGGACACCACGATAGTACGCTCACGCAACGCTTCGATTTCCAGCGGCGAGACGAAATCGCCATCAAAGATCAGTGCCTCATAAACTTCATCGCAGAGAATCCACAGATCATGCTCAATGCATAGCTGGCCCAACTGCTCCAGGGTCTCGCGATCAAGCACCGCACCGGTGGGGTTATGCGGTGTATTGAGCATCAGCACCCGACTTTCGGGGGTGATAGCGGCAGCGAGGTCTTCGGGCTGCATGATGAAGCCATGCTCCATGCGCAGTGGCACTGGCTGCAAATGCGCGCCCGCGGCGCGAATCACCCCTTCGTAAGTGGCATAGTAGGGGTCGCCAGTGATCACTCCTTCACCTTCACCGGCCAACGCCAGAATCACCGCGAATAGCGCGGTTTGGGTACCCGGGAAGCACAGTACATTCTCTTCGCCGATATCAGGGAAGCGAGGGGCATAGGTGTCAATCAATGCATCCACCAAGCCCGGCTCACCTCGACCGTTAGAATAGCGAGTTCGCCCAGCCCGCAAGGCATCGATGCAGTGCTCAACCAAGGCGGGGTCGGTGGTGATATCCGGTTCACCGATACTCAATTCAATAAGCGCTTCACCCTTTGCTTGGCGCGCTCTGGCGGCATTGTGAACCGCCCATTTGTCGCTGCCTAAATCGTAAAGGCGATCGGTAATCGCTGCGTAGCGCATTAGACGTTTCCTATCGTGTTGCGGGTTGAGAAGACAATGAGTCGACAGAGACATGCTGCATCAGGGTGTTACTAGGTAGCGCGAGGATTCCCTCTGCGGCACTCAGCGCGATCTTTGGCAGTAGCGCAGTATCATAAAGGCCGTGCCCCAGCCCTCCTTCCATCCACAAACCATCAATAAGCGCATTCAGCGCGATAGCGTAGTGCTGGCAAGTGACGGGGTCTGCCGGACGCTGCAGTGCCAATAGCAGCGGATGAATCAGTGTTTCCAAGAGAACCAGAAACTCACGGTAGCTTTCGCGATGAATATCAGCGTATTCGGGCTCGGTTCGTACGCGGCCGATAAACGTCGCCCACAGCGCCACCTTGCGGGGAGACAGGTTAGGCGACGTGACATTGGCGACAATAAAGCGTGCCAAACGCTGCTCGGGCGCCTCTCCGGCCTTCTCGGCAGACTCCTCTGCCTCACTGGTCAGCTGCCCGATCAGATAACCGTAAGCGGCACTCACCATGGCATCCTTAGAGCCGAAATAGTGGCGGATAAGACCTGCTGTCACACCGGCACGCTCAGCCACGCGTCGTGCACTGGCTCCGCTCATGCCATGCTCAGCGACACAGTCTAAGGTGGCCTCGAGCAAACTGCGGCGCCGCGCGTCCATTGACCAACGTTGAAATGATTTC
This genomic window from Halomonas sp. TD01 contains:
- a CDS encoding phosphoribosylanthranilate isomerase — encoded protein: MSAYLARTRIKFCGLTRHEDVALAASLGVDALGFVMWPKSARSITPELLEELAVRVPAFVTRVGLFVNQPVEFIERCLPYLDLIQFHGDEPASFCQQFGRPWIKALRMRDDIDLHQAAADYSHAQALLLDAYRPGIPGGTGETFDWSRIPATLEKPVILAGGLSVDNVASAVNQVVPYAVDVSGGIEMSHGIKDAELMASFVQNVALASAQ
- the truA gene encoding tRNA pseudouridine(38-40) synthase TruA, coding for MTLFYHFDETKPLVGRLAMGIEYDGTRFCGFQRLKHAASVQQAVEDALEKVASAPVRIHASGRTDSGVHATRQVIHFDPPVQRSEKAWIFGSNTNLPRDVAVRWVKPVSDDFHSRLGALGRRYRYILLNQISRPVLERHNVTWCRDPLDADAMHRAAQALVGEHDFSSFRAAGCQSKTPWRQMHFVEVKRYGPIVVIDIQGNAFLHHMIRNIAGALVSVGRGSQDEGHIERLLALKNRRKGDVTAPACGLHFVDSLYDERFDLPKEPLGPNLLAFTGEWTGERELPDNPRIAARRKLTFKKQEPLDQQGVSS
- a CDS encoding type IV pilus assembly protein FimV; the protein is MAKLLWLSLSTVSPLALALGLGQATVNSPLDAPLEATVPLQESERFALSDLRVDVANESAFRALGLEWTPLTASVSVQIQEQPNGHRLLLRSSQAIHEPWLDLLLTISSPEGRQTRALTLLFDPPEYAMDSPADAISTPEVISRAPVATAQAARDIAYVASGDTLGGVAARVKPADVTIQQMMMALLEANPSAFPTGNVDELRAGQTLNVPSRQQITLRTPSNAAQAIQAMRQPVSRQVAEEPQETPEDQNDSSQEPTGGPAMVSDDQGANQSQEMSEADEAVVEEQALAEQLLESQARLQALLDERDQMRDELATLRQEMASLTQALDASQRELQQTTEMSDALASSAALTASNAGGRTASSEASNTSRSKSSFETIVNRISAYQWPLASIALALLLGALVWSRKRRERQWEDVPLASPADAPRPNAVAETKPIDGPLETSERSVPEQVETKYVEPRQFEPEQSEPEQIAQEEPISELFTPLKEKQDETGQTDEDELALDNAFLDTPEPVEVPSQSDEGRRAGTIDYEPPSIEPREQPAETPMQPTVDFTWDYVSSEQEGDVAKAAAEQKRKAAEDEWEIEEVAFEPRRRDNGTP
- the asd gene encoding aspartate-semialdehyde dehydrogenase, encoding MLKVGFVGWRGMVGSVLMQRMQEDGDFNGIEPVFFTTSQVGQPGPDIGVDVPPLKDAFDIEALKALDVVVTCQGGDYTKPVYKDLREAGWKGYWIDAASTLRMEDEATIVLDPVNRKVIDAQLAKGAKTFVGGNCTVSLMLMGLGGLFEADMVEWMTSMTYQAASGSGAKHMRELLNQMGQLRDSVGEELKDTSSAILDIDRKVTAAMRSGDFPTDNFGAPLAGSLLPWIDTKLDNGQSREEWKGSVETNKILGLENNPIPIDGLCVRIGAMRSHSQAFTIKLKQDVPLDEIEDRIAKHNEWVQLIPNDKDATVAGLTPAAATGTLQVPVGRLRKLNMGGEYLSAFSVGDQLLWGAAEPLKRMLKILREQ
- the leuB gene encoding 3-isopropylmalate dehydrogenase, which gives rise to MTHKVLLLPGDGIGPEIAAQAARLLKACQEAGLDIDVEEGLVGGSAYDVHGEPLPAETLEKAKAASAILLGAVGGPKWDKLEDLSKRPEKGLLGLRKNLGLFGNLRPAMLYPQLASASSLKPELVAGLDIMIVRELTGGIYFGQPRGIEERNGERVGFNTYIYSESEIERIGRVAFEMAQKRGKKLCSVDKANVLEVTILWREVMERLAPEYPDVELSHMYVDNAAMQLVRAPKQFDVVVTGNMFGDILSDAAAMLTGSIGMLPSASLNESGQGMYEPCHGSAPDIAGQNIANPLAMMLSVAMMLRYSLNETAMAERIEAAVGSVLDDGLRTADIASEGTRRVSTNEMGDAVLAAFAKN
- the leuD gene encoding 3-isopropylmalate dehydratase small subunit, producing MKKFERLEGIVAPLDRANVDTDLIIPKQFLKSIKRTGFGVNLFDELRYLDEGQPGQDCSQRPLNPDFVLNQPRYQGAEVLLARRNFGCGSSREHAPWALEDFGFKAVIAPSFADIFYNNAFKNGILLIALEEGVVDRLFAEVENSEGYQLDVDLENQRVITPGGEILEFEVDAFRKHCLLNGLDDIGITLQDEDAIRAFEEKHRQQRPWLFRQPA
- the leuC gene encoding 3-isopropylmalate dehydratase large subunit, with product MSGQTLYDKLWNQHLVKQRDDGTALIYIDRQLLHEVTSPQAFEGLRLANRKPWRLDANLATPDHNVPTTVKERAEGNSGIKDPVSLIQVQTLDDNCLEYGIEEFKINDPRQGIVHVVGPEQGATLPGMTVVCGDSHTATHGAFGALAHGIGTSEVEHVMATQCLLAQKMKNMQVRVEGELGLGVTAKDVVLAIIGKIGTAGGTGYAIEFAGSAIESLSMEGRMTVCNMAIEAGARVGLIAVDDTTIDYLAERPFAPTAEQWEGAVADWRNLVSDADAQFDKVVTLQAEEIEPQVSWGTSPEMVTGISGQVPDPQAALDDTVQRSHARALEYMGLQANQKITDIKLDKVFIGSCTNSRIEDLREAAKVAKGNKVADSIKLAMVVPGSGLVKRQAEAEGLDKIFIEAGFEWREPGCSMCLAMNADKLGAGEHCASTSNRNFEGRQGYGGRTHLVSPAMAAAAAIAGHFVDVRTLPANDTSHAQEA
- a CDS encoding LysR family transcriptional regulator, encoding MDTQSLQAFLAVAETQSFSRAAEQLYLTQPAVSKRIATLEDQLGTRLFDRIGRRIALTEAGNVLLPKAQHILFTVEDSRRALANLSGQVGGKLTLATSHHIGLHRLPPLLKQYTHRHPEVALDLHFLDSELAYQGVMDGTLEMAIVTLAPHPVEQLHVVELWRDRLCFVCATDHPLAQRIRHTSSPLSLAELCEFNCVLPGAKTFTRTLIGQRFAEAGMQLPVSMATNYLETLKMMCSVGLGWSLLPESMIDRELIELNVDTAPIQRPLGYLVHTNRTLSNAAKKMIEELEGA
- a CDS encoding pyridoxal phosphate-dependent aminotransferase, producing MRYAAITDRLYDLGSDKWAVHNAARARQAKGEALIELSIGEPDITTDPALVEHCIDALRAGRTRYSNGRGEPGLVDALIDTYAPRFPDIGEENVLCFPGTQTALFAVILALAGEGEGVITGDPYYATYEGVIRAAGAHLQPVPLRMEHGFIMQPEDLAAAITPESRVLMLNTPHNPTGAVLDRETLEQLGQLCIEHDLWILCDEVYEALIFDGDFVSPLEIEALRERTIVVSSISKSHAATGFRSGWSIGPVEFSRRLLPISETMLFGNQPFIADMTEVALRQHFDTADRLRDALGRRAKLLHEAINGLPLLSSSLPQGGMFLMIDVSKTGLDGEAFAWRLLEEQGVAVMPGVSFGDSATHLIRLALTVPDEVLMQAVDRLAALCQNLEGKRLEA
- a CDS encoding TetR family transcriptional regulator C-terminal domain-containing protein, encoding MSRKSFQRWSMDARRRSLLEATLDCVAEHGMSGASARRVAERAGVTAGLIRHYFGSKDAMVSAAYGYLIGQLTSEAEESAEKAGEAPEQRLARFIVANVTSPNLSPRKVALWATFIGRVRTEPEYADIHRESYREFLVLLETLIHPLLLALQRPADPVTCQHYAIALNALIDGLWMEGGLGHGLYDTALLPKIALSAAEGILALPSNTLMQHVSVDSLSSQPATR